The following nucleotide sequence is from Nitrospira sp..
GCGAGAGATCCTGGGTAACCTGATAGAGGGCAGATCCAAGGTCGCTGGTCACGGCTTGATCCCCGGTCACCAGGCTCAGAGGTCCCTTGAACCGTCCTCCGCTATAGACCAACTGCACAGGCGTCGAGCTCTGCTCGACAGCCGCGCTGTACCGCTTCAATTCCCACGATCTAAGCACGGCGCCGCGATTGCTGAATTTGGCACGAAACAGTTCCGTGTCCACTTCAACCGTTTGCTCTTCGCTTGCTGCCCCGGTCGCATTGCCGGGAGAAGCGGGGGCATCATTCACGGAGGAGACCGGATCAACAGTCGCAGCCTTCGCCGAATCTCCCGCTCCCCCCGCAGGCTTACCTGTCTCGGCTACAGGGCTTGGATTCGTAGCCACCTGCACCGGCTCAGAGGGCGGCAACAGCCCCATGCCCTTGAGCAGATAGTCGTAACCGATAATCACGGCCAGGGAGACGATGAGAAAGATAATGACGCGTTTTTCCATGGAATTTATGTACTGGACAGAAGCTGAAGAGTTATTGCCACGACGGTTACCGTACCGGATCCACTCCGCCGGGATGGAAGGGATGACATTTCAGCAGGCGCCTGCCCGCCATGAGAAGCCCCTTGAGAATGCCATACCGTTCGATGGCCTCCTGGGCATACACGGAACACGTGGGATGGAACCGGCACGCAGGCCCGAGCAATGGGGACAGACAGGCTCGATAGATCATCAAGAGGACAATGCACAGCCGCCTCAGAGCGAGGGTTCCCCAAAACGGGCCAACCGCTGCCTTTGTAATGTGCCTCGCCATAGGTTCTGCAGCTCCGCAAACGGCAGATTCAGGCACTCTCGTTTCGGAAACACGAGAAATGCGAGACCTGGGACAAGTGCCGGGCGCACCGCGCGGCCCAATTCCCGAAACAGGCGCTTTGCCC
It contains:
- the yidD gene encoding membrane protein insertion efficiency factor YidD; the encoded protein is MRRLCIVLLMIYRACLSPLLGPACRFHPTCSVYAQEAIERYGILKGLLMAGRRLLKCHPFHPGGVDPVR